In the Flavobacterium sp. 90 genome, ATGATGGAATTAATGGGAAACACGCCTTACGATTTTGTCATGTCTCATTCTGATGAAGATTTAGAAAGACTAGAAAGCTTTGTTCATCGCACCTTTAACGGGAAAGATTTTGGAGGTTTCATAAAAGGTTTACAACACATTTACAAAAACCATAACGGTTTGGAAGCTGTTTTTGCTAAGAATCAGGAAAAAGATAGTTTGCAAAAAAGTATCAGCGAATTCAAAAAAATCTTTTTTGAAATTGATCATTTACCACGAACTCAAAAACACATTTCAGATCCTTTAAACAATTCTGCGGCAAAAAGAATCAATATGTATTTGCGATGGATGGTTCGTCAGGACACAAAAGGCGTTGATTTAGGAATCTGGAAAACCATTTCTCCTTCTGCATTATCTTGTCCGCTAGATGTGCATTCCGGAAATGTTGCCAGAAAATTAGATTTGCTTTCGCGAAAGCAAAATGACGGGAAAGCTTTGGCCGAATTAGATTTAAAATTGCGAGAAATGGATGCAAAAGATCCTGTTAAATATGATTTTGCCCTTTTTGGATTAGGAGTTTTTGAAGGATTTT is a window encoding:
- a CDS encoding TIGR02757 family protein yields the protein MTKKELKEFLDEKVIQYNNQDFIESDPVQIPHLFSQKEDIEIAGFLSATIAWGNRKMIIKNSHQMMELMGNTPYDFVMSHSDEDLERLESFVHRTFNGKDFGGFIKGLQHIYKNHNGLEAVFAKNQEKDSLQKSISEFKKIFFEIDHLPRTQKHISDPLNNSAAKRINMYLRWMVRQDTKGVDLGIWKTISPSALSCPLDVHSGNVARKLDLLSRKQNDGKALAELDLKLREMDAKDPVKYDFALFGLGVFEGF